One window of Electrophorus electricus isolate fEleEle1 chromosome 24, fEleEle1.pri, whole genome shotgun sequence genomic DNA carries:
- the LOC113586414 gene encoding EMILIN-3, with protein sequence MESSLVPVLVLLGLLLTLVDSKGTFYGNPYRYNMYKAGVNPHYNAEKPLSRHKNHCAYIVQRNITCTIQDGMETYVKPEYTTRCIWGQTCPVLMYRTYFKPKYKIGHKMVTELEWRCCPGFTGENCIDSSLSGPGAITPPFKGSIQGPRPGIKGYYPHAHPRIPPEHTAIPGPGVETVPFPGDHGESRPIPTGQLSSGHPKTGYGPQVDISGERLDRMEEDIRRLSQGLDTLNGMEDRLRVSLREDTTKMLMTLLGSAPRLSDPTVGVGVLDSGEGLPVLGELVGRVTEVKDQLRDKSTMLEELRGMVLGHDGHLKKLMESANGRPIPASMDLRALEEALDARLAGVRAEFDKRLTSLEIHCNERIEQVQQECHQEQLSGQSLEGREADLKEELQRLKTQVQGLTLTEVSLSQRVQLLEEAVRDLTESQRQLQVVLTEQTLHMEGLLDARLVGIEGRINVTKRGEGGPGRSDVGAGSLDGFNPLLDKKLRNLEERLILVVEELSNATAPSLLEGQVVPALETEIENMRRRVETELDGLQNQLTDLELLCTSTCSPAPGRDSTQDFQTEVEECKEVEKKLSERLDAHSDMLERLNRTMQGVMVQLARDEQDMLQGEITLLKINVNSVNRTLKGLRDSVHLFTREVGHANSSWQTREQRLSSQVRGVAEQVGRQASLLGAGERRLIQLKGELQGLRHQLESELHICRGTALGVRREVMGVESRVSRVEGQCGSLSELGRELERIRAELESHSDTYLAQVNGTLASHTQQLAQLKDGLEECVSKADSAQQQGDQ encoded by the exons GAACCACTGTGCCTACATTGTCCAGAGAAACATCACCTGCACCATACAGGATGGAATGGAGACCTACGTTAAGCCAGAATACACCACCAGGTGCATCTGGGGTCAGACATGTCCTGTACTTAT GTACCGGACGTACTTCAAACCCAAGTACAAAATCGGCCATAAAATGGTGACCGAATTGGAGTGGCGCTGTTGCCCTGGTTTCACTGGAGAGAACTGCATAGACAGCTCCTTGTCTGGCCCAGGTGCCATAACTCCTCCATTCAAGGGCTCCATCCAGGGCCCCAGACCAGGGATAAAGGGCTACTACCCCCACGCCCACCCTAGGATACCTCCAGAGCACACAGCCATCCCCGGGCCAGGGGTGGAGACTGTCCCTTTCCCAGGGGATCATGGTGAAAGCCGACCCATCCCAACTGGACAGCTGTCTTCTGGGCACCCCAAAACCGGTTACG GTCCACAGGTGGATATCTCTGGTGAGCGCCTGGACCGTATGGAGGAGGACATACGACGGCTGTCCCAAGGCCTGGACACACTGAATGGTATGGAGGACCGTCTCCGAGTTTCCCTACGTGAGGACACCACCAAGATGCTGATGACCTTGCTGGGCAGTGCCCCCCGCCTGTCAGACCCCACTGTGGGCGTTGGCGTCCTAGACAGTGGCGAGGGTCTTCCCGTCCTCGGCGAGCTAGTGGGCAGGGTCACAGAGGTCAAAGATCAGCTGCGTGATAAGAGTACCATGTTGGAGGAGCTCCGTGGCATGGTGCTGGGTCACGACGGGCACCTGAAGAAACTAATGGAGTCCGCCAATGGAAGACCGATCCCTGCTAGCATGGACCTCAGGGCTCTGGAGGAGGCGCTGGACGCCAGGCTGGCTGGTGTGAGGGCAGAATTTGATAAGAGGCTGACCAGCCTGGAGATCCATTGCAATGAGAGGATTGAACAG GTACAGCAGGAGTGTCATCAGGAGCAGCTGAGCGGTCAGAGCCTGGAGGGCCGTGAGGCAGATCTGAAGGAGGAGCTCCAGAGGCTCAAGACGCAGGTGCAGGGCCTCACGCTGACCGAGGTCAGCCTGTCGCAGCGTgtgcagctgctggaggaggcTGTCAGAGACCTGACGGAGTCACAAAGGCAGCTGCAGGTGGTGCTAACGGAGCAGACACTCCACATGGAGGGACTGCTGGATGCCCGCCTGGTCGGCATAGAAGGCAGAATTAACGTCACCAAGAGGGGCGAGGGCGGGCCAGGCAGGTCAGATGTGGGGGCAGGATCCTTGGATGGGTTTAACCCCCTTCTGGACAAGAAGCTGAGGAACCTGGAGGAGAGGCTGATCTTGGTGGTGGAGGAGCTGAGCAATGCCACGGCCCCATCCCTGCTGGAGGGCCAGGTGGTGCCAGCGCTGGAGACCGAAATCGAGAACATGCGTCGGAGGGTGGAGACCGAACTGGATGGCCTTCAGAATCAGCTGACGGACCTGGAGCTGCTGTGCACATCGACCTGCTCTCCCGCACCCGGCCGGGACTCCACCCAGGACTTCCAGACTGAGGTGGAAGAGTGCAAGGAGGTGGAGAAGAAGCTGTCAGAACGCCTGGACGCTCACTCTGACATGCTAGAGCGCCTGAACAGAACGATGCAGGGCGTCATGGTACAGCTGGCCCGCGACGAGCAGGACATGCTGCAGGGGGAGATCACCCTCCTCAAGATCAACGTCAACTCTGTGAACCGCACATTGAAGGGGCTCCGCGACTCTGTACACCTGTTCACCCGAGAGGTGGGCCACGCCAACTCCTCCTGGCAGACACGTGAGCAGCGGCTGTCGTCGCAGGTGCGGGGCGTGGCGGAGCAGGTGGGCCGCCAGGCGTCGCTGCTGGGCGCGGGCGAGCGACGGCTGATCCAACTGAAGGGTGAGCTGCAGGGCCTCAGGCACCAGCTGGAGAGCGAGCTGCACATCTGCCGAGGCACGGCCCTGGGGGTGCGTCGAGAGGTGATGGGTGTGGAGAGCCGCGTCAGCCGCGTAGAAGGCCAGTGTGGCAGCCTCAGCGAGCTGGGACGTGAGCTGGAGAGGATCCGGGCGGAGCTAGAGAGCCACTCGGACACCTACCTGGCGCAGGTAAATGGAACACTGGCCAGCCACACCCAACAGCTGGCACAGCTGAAAGATGGGCTGGAAGAGTGCGTGAGCAAGGCAGACTCCGCCCAGCAGCAAGGTGACCAGTAG